A window from Balearica regulorum gibbericeps isolate bBalReg1 chromosome 1, bBalReg1.pri, whole genome shotgun sequence encodes these proteins:
- the WNT5B gene encoding protein Wnt-5b isoform X1, with product MQGAPSRRPALRGLPQRRRRSPQPTMTGPRLALAAALLCSCTSPVADANSWWSLAMNPIQRPEMYIIGAQPVCSQLPGLSPGQRKLCQLYQEHMVFIGEGARSAIKECQYQFRQRRWNCSTVDNTSVFGRVMKIGSRETAFTYAVSAAGVVNAISRACREGELSSCGCSRTARPKDLPRDWLWGGCGDNVEYGYRFAKEFVDAKEREKNYVRGSEEQARMLMNLQNNEAGRRAVYKLADVACKCHGVSGSCSLKTCWLQLADFRKVGDLLKEKYDSAAAMRISRKGKLELVNNRFNMPTQEDLVYVDPSPDYCLRNETTGSLGTQGRLCNKTSEGMDGCELMCCGRGYDQFKSVQVERCHCKFHWCCYVKCKKCTEIVDQYVCK from the exons GGCGCCCCGTCCCGGCGGCCGGCTCTGCGGGGGCTgccccagcgccgccgccgcagcccgCAGCCCACCATGACCGGGCCGAGGCTGGCCCTCGCCGCCGcgctcctctgcagctgcacctCGCCGGTGGCCGACGCCAACTCCTGGTG GTCTTTGGCCATGAACCCCATCCAGAGACCTGAGATGTACATCATCGGCGCTCAGCCGGTGTGCAGCCAGCTGCCGGGGCTCTCCCCCGGGCAGCGCAAGCTCTGCCAGCTCTACCAGGAACACATGGTGTTCATCGGGGAAGGGGCCCGCAGTGCCATCAAGGAGTGTCAGTACCAGTTTCGGCAGCGGCGGTGGAACTGCAGCACGGTGGACAACACCTCTGTCTTTGGGCGAGTCATGAAAATAG GTAGCCGAGAGACTGCTTTCACCTATGCTGTCAGTGCTGCCGGCGTGGTGAACGCGATCAGCCGGGCTTGCCGTGAAGGAGAGCTCtccagctgtggctgcagccGGACCGCCCGGCCCAAGGACTTACCCCGAGACTGGCTGTGGGGTGGCTGCGGAGATAATGTGGAGTATGGATATCGTTTTGCCAAGGAGTTTGTGGATGccaaggagagggagaagaattATGTGAGAGGTTCAGAGGAGCAGGCTCGCATGCTGATGAACTTGCAGAACAACGAGGCCGGTCGCAGG GCTGTGTACAAGCTGGCGGATGTGGCCTGCAAGTGCCACGGTGTGTCGGGCTCCTGCAGCCTCAAgacctgctggctgcagctggctgaCTTCCGCAAGGTGGGCGACCTGCTGAAGGAGAAGTACGACAGTGCCGCTGCCATGAGGATCAGCCGCAAGGGCAAGCTGGAGCTGGTGAACAACCGTTTCAACATGCCGACGCAAGAGGACCTGGTCTACGTCGACCCCAGTCCGGACTATTGCCTGCGCAACGAGACCACTGGCTCGCTGGGCACCCAGGGTCGACTGTGCAACAAGACCTCAGAGGGCATGGATGGGTGCGAGCTGATGTGCTGCGGACGGGGTTATGACCAGTTCAAGAGCGTCCAGGTGGAGCGTTGCCACTGCAAGTTCCATTGGTGCTGTTATGTCAAGTGTAAAAAGTGCACAGAGATCGTCGACCAGTACGTCTGTAAATGA
- the WNT5B gene encoding protein Wnt-5b isoform X2 has product MTGPRLALAAALLCSCTSPVADANSWWSLAMNPIQRPEMYIIGAQPVCSQLPGLSPGQRKLCQLYQEHMVFIGEGARSAIKECQYQFRQRRWNCSTVDNTSVFGRVMKIGSRETAFTYAVSAAGVVNAISRACREGELSSCGCSRTARPKDLPRDWLWGGCGDNVEYGYRFAKEFVDAKEREKNYVRGSEEQARMLMNLQNNEAGRRAVYKLADVACKCHGVSGSCSLKTCWLQLADFRKVGDLLKEKYDSAAAMRISRKGKLELVNNRFNMPTQEDLVYVDPSPDYCLRNETTGSLGTQGRLCNKTSEGMDGCELMCCGRGYDQFKSVQVERCHCKFHWCCYVKCKKCTEIVDQYVCK; this is encoded by the exons ATGACCGGGCCGAGGCTGGCCCTCGCCGCCGcgctcctctgcagctgcacctCGCCGGTGGCCGACGCCAACTCCTGGTG GTCTTTGGCCATGAACCCCATCCAGAGACCTGAGATGTACATCATCGGCGCTCAGCCGGTGTGCAGCCAGCTGCCGGGGCTCTCCCCCGGGCAGCGCAAGCTCTGCCAGCTCTACCAGGAACACATGGTGTTCATCGGGGAAGGGGCCCGCAGTGCCATCAAGGAGTGTCAGTACCAGTTTCGGCAGCGGCGGTGGAACTGCAGCACGGTGGACAACACCTCTGTCTTTGGGCGAGTCATGAAAATAG GTAGCCGAGAGACTGCTTTCACCTATGCTGTCAGTGCTGCCGGCGTGGTGAACGCGATCAGCCGGGCTTGCCGTGAAGGAGAGCTCtccagctgtggctgcagccGGACCGCCCGGCCCAAGGACTTACCCCGAGACTGGCTGTGGGGTGGCTGCGGAGATAATGTGGAGTATGGATATCGTTTTGCCAAGGAGTTTGTGGATGccaaggagagggagaagaattATGTGAGAGGTTCAGAGGAGCAGGCTCGCATGCTGATGAACTTGCAGAACAACGAGGCCGGTCGCAGG GCTGTGTACAAGCTGGCGGATGTGGCCTGCAAGTGCCACGGTGTGTCGGGCTCCTGCAGCCTCAAgacctgctggctgcagctggctgaCTTCCGCAAGGTGGGCGACCTGCTGAAGGAGAAGTACGACAGTGCCGCTGCCATGAGGATCAGCCGCAAGGGCAAGCTGGAGCTGGTGAACAACCGTTTCAACATGCCGACGCAAGAGGACCTGGTCTACGTCGACCCCAGTCCGGACTATTGCCTGCGCAACGAGACCACTGGCTCGCTGGGCACCCAGGGTCGACTGTGCAACAAGACCTCAGAGGGCATGGATGGGTGCGAGCTGATGTGCTGCGGACGGGGTTATGACCAGTTCAAGAGCGTCCAGGTGGAGCGTTGCCACTGCAAGTTCCATTGGTGCTGTTATGTCAAGTGTAAAAAGTGCACAGAGATCGTCGACCAGTACGTCTGTAAATGA